One part of the Parambassis ranga chromosome 8, fParRan2.1, whole genome shotgun sequence genome encodes these proteins:
- the LOC114440143 gene encoding uncharacterized protein LOC114440143, producing MNMGVPCQQFQLHMLTRLLKNSDDTISYQDFSRQVQSLRENTELYAQILEDFLKGRSAAETENTSCLDSRQKLLNPKNQSRFIRLSVRLIQLDRVAAHPGNFEVVLSSKSRVFSLISLIQDHVAIQTTRLEVFRSRVPTEQARLPLEKSLEECGYKGGLEKSPPEATVYYDYILLFTDCPILNCDHYFRSKPDSAASRARLCL from the exons ATGAACATGGGCGTTCCTTGTCAGCAGTTTCAGCTCCACATGCTGACTCGGCTGCTGAAGAACTCCGACGACACAATAAGTTATCAGGACTTCAGCAGACAAGTGCAGTCTCTGAG GGAAAACACAGAGCTCTACGCTCAGATATTAGAGGACTTCCTGAAAGGACGATCAGCAGCTGAGACAGAAAATACTTCCTGTTTGGACAGTCGGCAGAAGCTGTTAAACCCTAAAAATCAAAG caggttcatcCGTCTGAGTGTCAGACTGATCCAACTCGACCGTGTTGCTGCCCATCCTGGAAACTTTGAGGTGGTTTTGTCAAGTAAGAGCAGAGTGTTCAGTCTGATCAGTCTGATCCAGGACCATGTCGCGATCCAGACCACCAGGCTAGAGGTTTTTAGGAGCAGGGTACCCACAGAGCAGGCCCGCCTGCCTCTGGAGAAGTCCTTAGAGGAGTGTGGCTACAAAGGAGGGCTGGAGAAAAGTCCTCCAGAGGCCACTGTGTACTACGACTACATACTGCTGTTTACTGACTGTCCCATTCTCAACTGTGACCACTACTTCAGGTCCAAGCCAGACTCTGCTGCCAGTAGGGCTAGACTCTGCCTGTAA